In a genomic window of Coprococcus eutactus:
- the asnB gene encoding asparagine synthase (glutamine-hydrolyzing), whose amino-acid sequence MCSIAGFYNSSRDFNTEQERYSYILNDMNKALAHRGPDAQNTVLSSHCGLAHTRLSIRDVARGEQPMKKVIGENTIYIVYNGEIYNTKELKSELLALGYTFDTTSDTEVILNCFLHFGPDFVHRLNGIFAFTIYDEHIQTIYLYRDHFGVKPLYYSVTDDGTLVFASEIKGLLYYPGIRPVIDARGLCEVFGIGPSKTPGCGVFQNIDEVKPGHFMKFSPYGMTDFTYYRITSNPHTDSYEDTVEKVRYLVKDSIERQIVSDVPVCTFLSGGIDSSIVSSVCAAKLREQGKKLHTFSFDFKDNSKYFKSNAFQPEQDRPYVDMMVAHIGSDHTYLTCNYSDLADYLYTSVESRDMPTMADVDSSLLYFCSLVAKEYKVVLTGECADEIFGGYPWFYRDELLSADTFPWMKDLSPRLSVLSPDLRDCLDIPGYVSSLYNYLLSEINLLPGESDTEKRRRQISYLNIRMFMQTLLDRMDRTSMASGLEARVPFADPRILDYVFNVPWEYKYSEGCEKKLLREAMKDYVPHEIMYRKKSPYPKSYDPHYEQELAKRLLCVLNDPESPLLPLIDREYVKNFINAPKDYGRPWFGQLMAGPQMMAYLLQIDHWLRKYAIVLDI is encoded by the coding sequence ATGTGTTCCATCGCAGGATTCTATAACTCCAGCAGGGATTTCAATACCGAACAGGAACGATACTCATACATATTGAACGACATGAATAAGGCGCTTGCTCACAGAGGTCCGGACGCACAGAATACAGTGCTGTCATCCCACTGTGGGCTTGCTCACACCAGACTATCCATACGTGACGTAGCAAGAGGCGAACAGCCTATGAAAAAGGTCATCGGCGAAAATACTATATACATAGTGTACAACGGCGAGATCTACAACACAAAGGAACTGAAATCGGAGCTGCTCGCCCTTGGATATACATTTGATACAACTTCGGACACAGAGGTTATTCTCAACTGTTTTCTTCACTTCGGTCCCGATTTTGTTCACAGGCTGAACGGAATATTTGCATTTACGATATATGACGAACATATCCAGACCATATATCTGTACAGGGATCACTTCGGTGTGAAGCCGCTGTACTACTCAGTAACTGATGACGGAACACTTGTCTTCGCCTCAGAGATCAAAGGCCTGCTCTACTATCCAGGTATAAGGCCTGTCATTGATGCACGGGGACTATGTGAGGTGTTCGGAATCGGGCCGTCCAAGACTCCAGGCTGTGGAGTATTTCAGAATATAGACGAAGTAAAGCCGGGACATTTCATGAAATTCTCACCCTACGGAATGACAGACTTCACATATTACCGCATAACCAGCAATCCTCACACTGACAGCTATGAAGACACTGTGGAAAAAGTCCGTTATCTTGTCAAGGACAGTATAGAGAGACAGATCGTATCGGATGTGCCTGTATGTACATTTCTCTCGGGGGGCATCGACTCATCAATCGTCAGCAGCGTATGCGCCGCAAAACTCAGGGAGCAAGGGAAAAAGCTGCACACTTTCTCATTTGATTTCAAAGATAATTCCAAATATTTCAAGTCAAATGCATTCCAGCCGGAGCAGGATCGACCATATGTAGATATGATGGTAGCCCACATAGGTTCAGACCACACATATCTCACCTGCAATTACAGTGATCTTGCAGACTATCTGTATACTTCCGTGGAATCAAGGGATATGCCGACGATGGCGGATGTGGATTCTTCCCTTCTCTACTTCTGCTCACTTGTGGCAAAGGAATACAAAGTAGTATTGACCGGAGAATGTGCAGATGAGATATTCGGAGGCTATCCTTGGTTTTACAGGGATGAACTGCTGTCTGCAGACACATTCCCATGGATGAAGGATCTGTCGCCAAGGCTCTCAGTACTGTCACCGGACCTCAGAGATTGTCTTGATATACCAGGATATGTGTCATCTCTGTACAATTATCTCTTATCCGAGATCAATCTTCTCCCGGGGGAATCCGATACAGAAAAGCGGCGCAGGCAGATATCTTATCTGAATATCAGGATGTTCATGCAGACATTGCTTGACCGAATGGACAGAACAAGCATGGCAAGCGGACTTGAGGCGAGAGTTCCATTTGCAGATCCACGAATACTTGATTATGTGTTCAACGTTCCATGGGAGTACAAATATTCCGAAGGCTGTGAGAAAAAGCTTCTCAGGGAGGCCATGAAGGATTATGTACCGCACGAGATCATGTACAGAAAGAAAAGCCCTTATCCAAAGTCATATGACCCTCATTATGAACAGGAGCTTGCAAAGAGGCTTCTCTGCGTACTAAATGATCCGGAAAGTCCTCTTCTGCCTCTCATCGACAGAGAATATGTGAAAAACTTCATAAACGCGCCAAAGGATTACGGCAGACCTTGGTTCGGCCAGCTCATGGCAGGACCTCAGATGATGGCATATCTTCTCCAGATTGATCACTGGCTGAGAAAATATGCTATTGTCCTTGACATATAA
- a CDS encoding leucine-rich repeat protein, with the protein MRKGLIFKKGIIIALAAAVVTSPAPVMGVSGWGVMNAKAEETTTEKIPEYLLMGSTRLIDNGEFQDDGVSGNDDTIYQGTNWYYDITRNQLVLENASISGNITIQNGDLSIMLSGTNTMRSDMVIQSILTESGIVPTLEINGNNHNGSLSCGSISVADLGLNNNNLKIIGATLETSPIECSGSLTIENSYVVANEEDHSNVISGDKINIVDSYVEAKATTEREEGVVFRSNQQINVSGSQIVVSRALACQEPVLSDCDFSNSVITKQWNDIETGDDVTKTYVYGKAALKEDLTIASGESIEFESSASIANLDKLIVKDGATILIDGAEHKHNTNGNITYIWQDDKEHTKGVACKDCPIGYMTKETKSHNYNSQGFCTDCDAYQPAVLTTDKYDIDNDDSKDKVYEIGNAGELYWFSDKVLNNNDTYGKINVVLTDDIVVNENVLKSDGTLNEGTYRDWIPIGTFYYGKNHVPFAAPYSGKFDGQNHTISGLYLKKDDDRSIGLFGCIEDGKIYNVSILDSYFSGATDVGGICGKSHLGTVVNCHNAGTINGTTGNSHLGIGGICGSTYRGTISDCDNTGVVNGDTYVGGICGDSTSPITRCYNTGNVSGVYRVAGICGNSGSGGYASNITNCSNSGDIRGSGTYIGGICGANFSGISYCNSTGAVSGSGDKIGGICGEDIDGKGDIKNCYYDSTVYAGDSIGDKYAYGDITGKYENVEGKTTEQYKNGEVAYLLQNGQSEEIWGQTIGTDTYPVLRGAKVYKSITYIGCNDSSDVVSVSYSNEKKDVFGKHNFEDGICRYCGEKLAATVTKGDETLSCVSLPEAIGYAEKMPGSVVTVMEDTNTALDINNPDSDFTIDINGHKIDDINVNNGKITIIASKTGGYVKGELDIQKDSTVTIGDVKISGTIYTTGQLILNGGDIYRIILADETIKLYFDNSDIKINEGIYLFGAYGEEIIINAEPHNVIPIVLDGISVQQGAAYAVAGDGIALKSDWFNVSSNDSIIDLSTSIEDNKLRIVALLNDKVYAELDENKNITYSGSELKPSVKVYYNRNYMSSVQLKEGLDYNVTYSDNINTGTATAIVTGIGAYSGTKKVTFTIEPKKISSPTFDGLKPEYTYTGQKVEPEFALMDGDTVIPSSEYEVSYSDNTEVGTAAITITDVMGGNYDINCKAEFDIVKADPVISELPVADPISYDPHKTLNEASISGGAVIGVSGENITGTWSWADDSAVPAVDVTDYDVVFTPDEQEHYNPVSGTVQVNVSKADVNVVDLPVASAITYGDDLAKAVISGGRVSFDGIDQVEIPGTFAWKDESIKPFVSDSDKTLYTVVFTPADSVNYNTAEAEITVNVSKATMPNLLLSVDNTNKTVGSIALPGDWTWLDADDKTAIKAGGSVEATAVYVGDDKENYDSTELKITIYRAACSEGKTVKYTLKGEKAPTCTKAGTGHTECSICGDVMSTGVYVKELGHKWNSGRVTRKPTYTATGVKTFTCTVCKATKIGSIAKLATTDISKKTSKITVSGIENKIYNGKVHTQKSLVVKAGAKTLRLNKDYTVTYSKNKAVGKASVIIRGKNAYSGKITKTFAIVKAAKGKTYTVGKFKYTITGAKTDGTGTVAIAGTTYSRSDKKFASLTIADTVIIGDVRFKITSVSANAFSRYTALKNATIGNNVTSIGSNAFLSCKNLKKMTIKSAKLKSVGAKAFSGTYSKITFAVPRNKATAYKKLIKKGSPSAKAIYK; encoded by the coding sequence ATGAGAAAGGGATTAATATTTAAGAAGGGAATTATAATTGCGCTTGCTGCAGCGGTGGTTACGTCGCCTGCGCCGGTGATGGGTGTAAGCGGCTGGGGAGTGATGAATGCTAAGGCAGAGGAGACTACAACGGAAAAAATACCCGAATATTTATTGATGGGCTCAACACGTCTTATTGATAATGGGGAATTTCAAGATGATGGAGTTTCTGGTAATGATGACACGATATATCAGGGAACCAATTGGTACTATGACATCACGAGGAATCAGCTTGTACTGGAAAATGCGTCTATTTCTGGAAACATTACGATTCAGAACGGTGATCTTTCGATTATGTTATCCGGAACAAATACTATGAGATCAGATATGGTGATTCAAAGTATTTTAACAGAAAGCGGAATTGTGCCTACATTAGAAATAAATGGTAACAATCATAATGGAAGTCTAAGTTGTGGAAGTATCAGTGTAGCTGACTTAGGCTTAAATAATAATAATTTAAAAATTATAGGAGCAACGCTGGAGACTTCCCCAATTGAATGTAGTGGCAGCTTAACGATTGAAAATAGCTATGTGGTAGCAAATGAGGAGGATCATTCAAACGTAATTAGTGGTGATAAAATTAATATAGTAGACAGTTATGTTGAAGCGAAAGCAACAACAGAACGAGAAGAAGGTGTGGTATTTAGATCAAATCAACAAATTAATGTATCAGGAAGCCAGATTGTGGTTAGCCGTGCTTTAGCCTGTCAAGAACCTGTATTAAGTGATTGTGACTTCAGCAACTCTGTCATCACAAAGCAATGGAACGACATTGAGACCGGTGATGATGTAACGAAAACATATGTATATGGTAAAGCCGCTTTAAAAGAAGATTTAACGATTGCAAGTGGAGAAAGCATAGAATTTGAGAGTAGTGCAAGTATCGCCAATCTGGACAAGCTTATTGTTAAAGATGGAGCCACAATTCTGATAGATGGAGCTGAACACAAACATAATACAAACGGTAATATTACATATATTTGGCAAGATGACAAAGAACATACAAAAGGAGTAGCATGCAAAGACTGTCCGATTGGATATATGACTAAAGAAACGAAATCACACAATTATAATTCGCAGGGATTTTGTACAGATTGCGACGCGTACCAGCCGGCAGTACTCACTACGGACAAGTATGATATCGACAATGATGATAGTAAGGACAAGGTGTATGAGATTGGAAATGCAGGTGAACTGTATTGGTTTAGCGATAAAGTGCTCAATAACAACGATACATACGGAAAAATAAATGTAGTTCTTACAGATGATATTGTTGTAAATGAAAATGTTCTGAAATCAGATGGCACATTAAATGAAGGAACGTATAGAGACTGGATACCTATCGGAACATTTTATTACGGAAAAAACCATGTGCCATTTGCTGCTCCATACAGTGGCAAATTTGACGGGCAAAACCACACGATCAGCGGCTTATATTTAAAAAAGGACGATGATCGGTCTATAGGTTTGTTCGGCTGTATTGAAGATGGCAAGATTTACAATGTAAGTATTTTAGATTCATATTTCAGTGGCGCTACCGATGTTGGAGGTATATGCGGAAAGAGCCACCTTGGAACGGTCGTAAACTGCCATAATGCAGGCACCATCAATGGGACAACCGGTAATTCTCATTTGGGGATTGGTGGTATATGCGGAAGTACTTACAGAGGAACGATTTCTGACTGTGATAATACAGGTGTGGTTAATGGTGATACTTATGTAGGCGGTATATGCGGTGATAGTACAAGCCCGATCACACGTTGTTATAACACAGGTAATGTGAGCGGCGTTTATAGAGTTGCCGGGATATGTGGAAATAGTGGTTCTGGCGGTTATGCCAGCAATATCACAAACTGCAGTAATTCTGGCGATATCCGTGGATCAGGAACATATATAGGCGGTATCTGCGGGGCTAATTTTAGCGGAATATCATACTGCAACAGTACGGGTGCGGTTTCTGGAAGTGGTGATAAGATTGGAGGTATATGTGGAGAAGATATTGATGGCAAAGGGGATATCAAAAACTGCTATTATGACAGTACCGTTTATGCCGGGGATTCGATCGGAGACAAGTATGCATATGGTGACATTACCGGAAAATACGAAAATGTAGAAGGTAAAACAACAGAACAATATAAGAACGGCGAGGTTGCATATCTCCTGCAGAACGGCCAGTCAGAAGAAATCTGGGGACAGACCATCGGAACAGACACTTATCCTGTATTACGCGGTGCAAAGGTATATAAGAGCATAACTTATATAGGCTGTAACGATTCATCTGACGTTGTCTCGGTGTCATACAGCAATGAGAAAAAGGATGTATTTGGCAAACATAACTTCGAGGATGGCATATGCAGATACTGTGGTGAGAAACTTGCGGCGACAGTCACAAAAGGTGATGAGACTTTATCCTGTGTTTCACTGCCGGAAGCAATAGGTTATGCCGAAAAAATGCCAGGTAGTGTTGTTACCGTTATGGAAGATACGAATACAGCTCTTGATATAAACAATCCTGATTCTGATTTTACTATAGACATAAATGGACATAAGATAGATGATATTAATGTAAATAACGGAAAAATAACGATAATTGCTTCCAAGACGGGAGGATACGTAAAAGGTGAATTAGATATACAAAAAGATTCAACAGTAACAATTGGCGATGTAAAAATCTCGGGAACGATATATACTACGGGTCAATTGATACTAAATGGTGGAGATATATACAGGATAATTCTAGCTGATGAAACAATAAAATTATACTTTGACAATAGTGATATAAAAATCAATGAAGGAATATATTTGTTTGGAGCATACGGAGAAGAAATAATCATAAATGCAGAGCCTCATAATGTTATTCCAATTGTTCTGGATGGAATAAGTGTACAACAAGGTGCTGCATATGCTGTAGCAGGTGATGGCATTGCGTTAAAGTCAGATTGGTTCAACGTATCATCAAATGATTCCATAATTGATCTGTCAACAAGTATAGAAGATAATAAACTTAGAATTGTAGCATTGCTGAACGATAAAGTATATGCAGAGTTAGATGAAAATAAAAACATTACCTATTCTGGAAGTGAATTAAAACCATCTGTAAAGGTATATTACAATAGAAACTATATGTCTTCTGTACAGCTAAAAGAAGGCTTAGATTATAATGTAACGTATTCCGACAACATAAATACCGGCACAGCGACTGCGATTGTAACAGGAATTGGTGCTTACTCAGGAACAAAGAAAGTAACATTTACCATCGAGCCAAAGAAGATCAGCAGTCCAACATTTGATGGACTTAAGCCTGAGTACACATACACAGGACAGAAGGTAGAGCCTGAGTTTGCCCTTATGGATGGTGATACAGTCATTCCTTCAAGCGAATATGAAGTATCTTACAGTGACAATACAGAAGTTGGAACAGCGGCAATAACCATCACGGACGTCATGGGAGGAAATTACGATATAAACTGCAAGGCTGAATTCGATATAGTTAAAGCTGATCCGGTTATAAGTGAACTTCCGGTGGCAGATCCGATAAGCTACGATCCACACAAAACCTTAAATGAAGCAAGCATTTCGGGCGGAGCCGTAATCGGAGTTTCAGGAGAAAACATAACCGGAACATGGAGCTGGGCTGACGATTCCGCAGTTCCTGCGGTTGATGTAACAGACTATGATGTAGTATTTACCCCTGATGAACAGGAACATTACAATCCGGTCAGTGGAACTGTTCAGGTAAATGTCTCAAAGGCTGATGTAAACGTAGTTGATTTGCCAGTGGCAAGCGCAATAACATATGGCGACGATCTTGCAAAAGCTGTTATATCTGGAGGAAGAGTGTCCTTTGATGGTATTGATCAGGTTGAGATACCGGGAACATTTGCATGGAAAGATGAATCCATAAAGCCATTTGTATCTGACAGCGATAAGACACTATACACCGTTGTATTTACTCCGGCTGACAGTGTGAATTACAACACTGCAGAAGCTGAGATTACGGTAAATGTGAGCAAGGCTACAATGCCGAATCTGCTGTTAAGTGTAGATAATACAAATAAGACAGTTGGAAGTATTGCACTTCCGGGAGACTGGACATGGCTTGATGCGGATGATAAGACTGCGATAAAGGCAGGCGGATCAGTGGAGGCAACCGCTGTATACGTTGGCGATGACAAGGAAAATTATGATAGCACAGAGCTGAAGATAACCATCTACAGAGCGGCATGTTCAGAGGGCAAGACTGTAAAGTATACACTAAAAGGAGAGAAGGCACCAACCTGCACAAAGGCAGGAACTGGACATACAGAGTGTTCAATCTGCGGCGATGTAATGAGCACAGGTGTATATGTAAAGGAACTTGGACATAAGTGGAATTCCGGCAGGGTGACAAGGAAACCTACATACACGGCGACAGGTGTGAAGACATTCACATGTACCGTGTGCAAAGCAACTAAAATTGGAAGTATTGCCAAACTTGCAACAACTGATATAAGTAAAAAGACAAGCAAGATCACTGTTTCCGGAATAGAGAACAAGATCTATAATGGAAAGGTACATACCCAGAAGTCTCTTGTTGTAAAGGCTGGTGCAAAGACACTTAGACTGAACAAGGATTACACTGTCACCTACAGCAAGAACAAAGCGGTGGGCAAGGCTAGTGTGATAATACGTGGTAAGAATGCATATTCAGGAAAGATAACAAAGACATTTGCCATAGTAAAGGCTGCCAAGGGAAAGACATATACAGTTGGAAAATTCAAATACACTATAACCGGAGCAAAGACAGACGGCACCGGAACAGTTGCAATTGCCGGTACAACGTACTCAAGGTCAGATAAGAAATTTGCATCACTGACCATCGCAGATACTGTCATTATAGGAGATGTAAGGTTTAAGATAACATCTGTAAGCGCAAATGCATTCAGCAGGTATACGGCTCTAAAGAATGCCACTATAGGTAACAATGTGACAAGCATAGGGTCAAACGCATTTTTATCATGCAAAAACCTTAAGAAGATGACGATAAAGTCAGCTAAGCTCAAGAGCGTTGGCGCAAAAGCCTTCAGTGGAACATACAGCAAAATTACATTTGCAGTACCTAGGAATAAGGCCACAGCATACAAGAAACTGATAAAGAAGGGCAGTCCTTCTGCGAAAGCAATCTATAAATAA
- a CDS encoding TetR/AcrR family transcriptional regulator, with protein sequence MRDPEKLKEEMDERNRKILDVAFELFVDKKIEAVSMGDIARAADVGRATLFRYYPSKLELVIAVCADQWKRYLDGLDAKRPISSVHDIPAIDRLRFTMDSYIDMYQNHKALLKYNDNFNYYVTNEGKNNDQLVDFHSSLYSVDTRLHMMYEKARVDKTIRTDIPEAEFMRVTVHSMMTACAHYAEGFIWGSDDNKDYTDELIMIKEMIIDYATKGIK encoded by the coding sequence ATGAGAGATCCGGAAAAACTAAAAGAGGAAATGGATGAGCGCAATAGAAAGATCCTTGATGTTGCATTTGAGCTGTTCGTAGACAAGAAGATAGAGGCGGTGAGTATGGGAGATATCGCAAGGGCTGCCGACGTGGGAAGGGCTACATTGTTCAGGTATTATCCAAGTAAGCTTGAGCTGGTCATAGCGGTATGTGCTGATCAGTGGAAAAGATATCTGGATGGCCTGGACGCGAAAAGACCTATATCGTCTGTACATGACATACCTGCCATAGACAGACTGAGATTTACCATGGACAGTTACATAGACATGTATCAGAACCACAAGGCGCTGCTGAAGTACAACGATAACTTCAACTACTATGTAACCAATGAGGGCAAGAACAATGATCAGCTTGTAGATTTTCACAGCTCACTGTATTCGGTGGATACCAGACTTCACATGATGTACGAGAAAGCGAGGGTGGACAAAACTATCCGGACAGACATACCAGAAGCCGAATTCATGCGTGTCACCGTTCATTCTATGATGACAGCCTGCGCCCACTATGCGGAGGGGTTCATATGGGGATCGGACGACAACAAGGATTACACGGACGAGCTGATAATGATCAAGGAGATGATAATTGATTACGCAACTAAAGGGATAAAATAA
- a CDS encoding dipicolinate synthase subunit B: MNLSKCNVGLAITGSFCTFDKIKIEIKKMVEMGINVYPIFSPHSAEYDTRFGKADKFVNDVETIAGRKGIYTIQEAEPIGPKAYLDALVIAPCTGNTIAKLTNGITDTSVLMAAKAHLRNNKPLIISVSTNDAMGMNFKNIGQLMNMKNIYFVPFEQDNCVKKPNSLISRLDLIPATIEEALEGRQIQPVLIK, translated from the coding sequence ATGAATTTATCAAAGTGCAATGTTGGTTTGGCTATAACCGGTTCATTTTGTACCTTTGATAAGATTAAGATAGAAATAAAGAAAATGGTTGAGATGGGAATAAATGTGTATCCGATATTCTCGCCTCACTCCGCAGAGTACGATACGAGATTCGGGAAAGCTGACAAATTCGTAAATGACGTTGAGACGATAGCAGGAAGAAAGGGTATTTACACCATACAGGAGGCGGAGCCTATAGGTCCCAAGGCATATCTTGATGCGCTGGTCATAGCACCTTGTACCGGCAACACCATAGCCAAGCTGACAAATGGAATAACTGACACATCGGTTCTCATGGCTGCGAAGGCACATCTGAGGAACAACAAGCCGCTCATCATATCGGTTTCGACAAATGATGCCATGGGTATGAACTTCAAGAACATCGGTCAGCTCATGAACATGAAAAATATTTATTTTGTTCCATTTGAACAGGATAACTGTGTGAAGAAGCCAAATTCGCTCATAAGCAGACTTGATCTCATCCCAGCCACCATAGAGGAGGCTCTTGAGGGAAGACAGATACAGCCTGTGCTCATAAAATAG
- a CDS encoding dipicolinate synthase subunit DpsA has translation MDCVYYVVGGDRRSCYMSLTLAEKGYNVFHFDPYDADLLRHSPVTIISGASGVGFRRLIEGECASPSGTGLKAIVLPVPVSRDGEFINGRTLLTVSSVLECSGEFDMVFGGGIDKYMPDENGSGPYVFDYLADDEVAEKNAIVTAEGAICDAESLSDVNIDGSLCLVTGFGKCAKPLAKRLAAWGADVIIMARRPKQRNDAALCGYKVMSFEDIPIYSHVLSEVDFCFNTVPARVVCDDILSQLCKGAVVIDIASMPGGVDFEYCKEHEIPYRHSLGIPGKLSPKSSGIILADAAIKVVSDFNK, from the coding sequence ATGGATTGTGTATACTATGTGGTTGGCGGTGACAGAAGAAGCTGTTATATGTCACTGACACTGGCTGAAAAAGGATACAATGTGTTTCATTTTGATCCATATGATGCCGATCTGCTCAGACATTCGCCAGTCACCATCATATCCGGGGCGTCCGGAGTAGGATTTAGAAGACTTATAGAAGGGGAATGCGCATCACCATCCGGAACAGGACTTAAGGCAATCGTACTTCCGGTTCCTGTATCAAGGGATGGCGAATTCATAAATGGAAGAACCCTTCTCACGGTCAGCAGTGTTCTTGAGTGCAGCGGTGAATTTGATATGGTGTTTGGCGGAGGTATCGACAAATATATGCCAGATGAAAATGGATCAGGTCCTTATGTATTTGATTATCTCGCTGATGATGAGGTGGCTGAAAAGAATGCCATAGTCACAGCGGAGGGAGCTATATGTGATGCTGAATCGCTGTCTGATGTAAATATTGATGGCAGCCTCTGCCTTGTGACGGGATTTGGCAAATGCGCGAAGCCGCTGGCAAAGAGACTTGCTGCGTGGGGAGCTGATGTCATCATCATGGCAAGACGACCAAAGCAGAGAAATGACGCGGCGCTGTGTGGATATAAGGTAATGTCATTTGAGGACATACCGATATACAGTCACGTTCTTTCAGAGGTGGATTTCTGCTTTAACACAGTGCCTGCAAGGGTTGTGTGCGATGACATATTATCACAGCTTTGTAAAGGGGCAGTGGTAATAGACATTGCATCAATGCCAGGCGGAGTGGATTTTGAATATTGTAAGGAGCACGAAATACCTTACAGACACAGTTTGGGAATTCCCGGAAAACTCTCGCCAAAGTCATCGGGAATCATTCTTGCAGATGCTGCCATAAAGGTGGTATCGGACTTTAATAAATAG
- a CDS encoding D-alanyl-D-alanine carboxypeptidase family protein — translation MTCIVIMAVILGVAICGMQQDTTASTSCVDNKTMNGTEIAEVSATDGDLQLYAKNAVLIDGETGDILYEKNADAHRPNASTTKILTCILALECGNLEDTVAVSSYAAKQPEVRLGAQEGESYTLEDMLYAMMLESYNDTAVMIAEHIGGSMEVFADMMNRKAREIGCHSTYFITPNGLDAQDESGGHGTSADDLARIMRYCILVSPERDMFLKITQSSSHTFSEKSGSRTFSCVNHNAFLNMSSEALSGKTGFTCDAGYCYVGAANKNGHTYIWSLLGCGWPGNKTYKWKDSKTLLSYAGEHAQYTELSAPESPNVTVNYSSKSAKPGNICTKCNLSGIVAEAGDTEGKVDDIRYVYNVADSVKAPVYTGEVVGSLFVYRGRKLIDIVPVTAAEKKTDVCFMDEILLVLRRAAM, via the coding sequence ATGACATGTATAGTGATCATGGCTGTGATACTCGGAGTGGCCATATGCGGGATGCAGCAGGATACAACAGCATCGACAAGTTGCGTTGATAATAAAACTATGAATGGGACTGAAATTGCAGAAGTTTCCGCGACGGATGGAGATCTGCAGTTATATGCTAAAAATGCAGTTCTTATAGATGGGGAGACCGGAGATATTCTATATGAAAAGAATGCAGACGCGCACAGACCGAATGCAAGTACAACAAAAATACTTACATGCATACTTGCCCTGGAATGTGGGAACCTGGAGGATACGGTGGCAGTTTCATCATATGCTGCAAAGCAGCCGGAAGTAAGACTAGGAGCCCAGGAGGGGGAAAGTTATACATTGGAGGATATGTTATACGCCATGATGCTTGAGAGCTACAATGATACCGCAGTAATGATCGCTGAGCACATAGGAGGCTCCATGGAAGTATTTGCAGATATGATGAATCGGAAGGCAAGAGAGATAGGTTGTCATTCTACATACTTTATAACGCCAAATGGACTTGACGCGCAGGATGAATCAGGGGGGCATGGGACATCGGCGGATGATCTGGCTCGGATAATGAGATATTGTATTCTTGTATCGCCCGAAAGAGATATGTTCCTGAAGATCACCCAGTCGTCATCACATACATTTTCCGAGAAAAGTGGCAGCAGGACTTTTTCATGTGTAAATCACAACGCGTTTCTCAATATGTCAAGTGAAGCTCTGTCCGGGAAGACCGGATTTACCTGCGATGCAGGATATTGCTATGTGGGTGCGGCAAATAAGAATGGACATACATATATATGGTCGCTTCTAGGATGTGGCTGGCCGGGCAACAAGACTTATAAATGGAAGGATTCAAAAACTCTGTTGTCATATGCGGGAGAACATGCGCAATATACAGAGCTGAGTGCTCCTGAATCTCCGAATGTTACTGTAAATTATTCATCCAAATCGGCAAAGCCGGGAAACATCTGCACAAAGTGTAATCTGTCGGGGATCGTAGCGGAAGCCGGTGATACAGAGGGAAAGGTCGATGACATACGATATGTGTACAATGTTGCAGATTCAGTCAAAGCTCCGGTGTACACTGGGGAAGTTGTAGGAAGTCTGTTTGTGTACAGAGGAAGGAAGCTTATTGATATTGTTCCGGTCACGGCGGCGGAAAAGAAAACTGACGTTTGTTTTATGGATGAAATATTACTGGTTCTCAGACGTGCGGCGATGTAA